In the Nitrospinota bacterium genome, TGACAATGATAAGAGGTCTATTAAATTAATTAGAGAAAATCTTGAAAAATGCGGTATTTATAGGGGATTTAAGATTTTTTTGGAAGATGGCATAGACTTTATTCGCTCAAGAGAAAAAAAAGATGAATTTGATTTGATATTCTTAGACCCTCCTTATGGTTCTGATTTAGGAGGATTAGCATTGGAAGAGATTTCAAAGACAGATATCATAGAACGAGAAGGCTTAATTATCTATGAACATTTCCATAAATGTGAAGTGAATAGGAAGTATGGTCTTTTTAAGCTTTATAAACAAAAGAGGATGGGAGATACCTGTCTCTCCTTTTTTCATAAAGAGATAAAGGATTAATTTTTATGA is a window encoding:
- the rsmD gene encoding 16S rRNA (guanine(966)-N(2))-methyltransferase RsmD, which translates into the protein MKVISGRIKGRSLKTLKGLDIRPTPDKVKGALFNIIGSFIINKKFLDLFAGTGNIGIEALSRGAEEVFFVDNDKRSIKLIRENLEKCGIYRGFKIFLEDGIDFIRSREKKDEFDLIFLDPPYGSDLGGLALEEISKTDIIEREGLIIYEHFHKCEVNRKYGLFKLYKQKRMGDTCLSFFHKEIKD